A single Alteribacter lacisalsi DNA region contains:
- a CDS encoding PTS fructose transporter subunit IIC has product MKKIVAITSCPNGIAHTYMAAENLQKAADKLGVEIRIETQGSIGVENELTEDEISGADGVIITADKTVDKTRFDGMPMVETGVQDGIRKPEELIQRIIDGNAETFTGGSSVKSAGEHKKEMKDKQNPVYRHLMNGVSYMIPFVVVGGLLIALALAIGGTPTEDGIAVPEGSIWEQILNVGDAAFMFMVPILAGFIAMSIADRPGLAPGMIGGYIAANGAFYGSPEAEAGFLGGIAAGFLAGYLAKWIKTWKVPALIQPIMPILVIPLLTSIVVAAAFIFVIGAPIAGIFNGLTDWLSSMQGASSIFLALILGAMIAFDMGGPVNKVAFMFGAAMVAEGNVEIMGPIAVAICIPPLGMGLATLLARRKYEGPEKEAGKAALAMGTVGITEGAIPFAAKDPLRVIPANMAGAMTGAVVAMMAGVGNNVPHGGPVVAVFGAVNGVVMFFVAIIIGMIVTALTANLLKKNIQ; this is encoded by the coding sequence ATGAAAAAGATTGTTGCCATAACATCCTGCCCGAACGGGATTGCCCACACCTACATGGCTGCAGAAAACCTGCAGAAAGCGGCGGACAAGCTCGGGGTGGAAATCAGAATAGAAACACAGGGTTCGATCGGTGTTGAAAACGAATTGACGGAAGACGAGATCAGCGGTGCTGACGGTGTCATCATCACAGCTGATAAAACCGTGGACAAAACACGCTTTGACGGTATGCCTATGGTGGAGACCGGTGTACAGGACGGGATTCGCAAACCGGAGGAACTGATTCAGCGCATTATAGATGGAAATGCGGAGACGTTTACCGGAGGATCGTCTGTGAAATCGGCTGGTGAACATAAAAAAGAGATGAAGGACAAGCAGAATCCAGTGTACCGGCACTTAATGAACGGTGTCAGCTACATGATTCCATTTGTAGTCGTCGGTGGACTGCTGATTGCACTCGCACTTGCGATCGGAGGTACACCGACCGAAGACGGCATCGCTGTTCCGGAAGGATCGATCTGGGAACAGATTCTAAATGTCGGTGACGCTGCGTTCATGTTCATGGTACCCATTCTTGCCGGTTTTATTGCCATGAGTATTGCTGACCGCCCAGGTCTTGCTCCAGGTATGATTGGCGGTTACATTGCTGCCAATGGCGCCTTTTACGGCAGTCCGGAAGCCGAAGCCGGGTTCCTCGGCGGTATTGCCGCCGGTTTTCTCGCAGGATATCTGGCAAAGTGGATTAAGACATGGAAGGTTCCGGCGCTGATCCAGCCGATCATGCCGATTCTGGTCATTCCACTTCTAACCTCGATCGTCGTTGCCGCTGCCTTCATTTTCGTCATCGGCGCGCCGATTGCCGGTATTTTTAACGGCCTGACCGACTGGCTCTCCAGCATGCAGGGAGCAAGCTCCATCTTCCTTGCGCTCATTCTCGGTGCCATGATCGCTTTTGACATGGGCGGTCCCGTCAACAAGGTTGCCTTTATGTTCGGTGCTGCGATGGTTGCGGAAGGTAACGTGGAAATCATGGGACCAATCGCAGTGGCGATCTGTATCCCGCCGCTTGGTATGGGACTTGCCACACTCCTGGCAAGACGCAAGTACGAAGGCCCTGAAAAGGAAGCCGGGAAGGCGGCGCTTGCCATGGGTACTGTCGGTATTACGGAAGGGGCCATTCCATTTGCAGCGAAAGACCCGCTCCGTGTGATCCCTGCGAACATGGCAGGTGCGATGACCGGTGCCGTTGTTGCCATGATGGCGGGCGTCGGAAACAACGTGCCCCACGGGGGACCTGTAGTCGCAGTCTTTGGCGCTGTAAACGGTGTGGTCATGTTCTTCGTGGCCATCATCATTGGAATGATTGTCACTGCTCTCACAGCCAATCTGCTGAAAAAGAACATTCAATAA
- a CDS encoding PTS sugar transporter subunit IIA — protein MKLTDITNEALIDVELNGNTKEEIIDELIGRLDDNGVLKSQRKFKKAIVKREKEGSTGIGFSIAIPHGKSKAVLVPRVAFGIKRDGVDWESADGEDAQLVFMIAVPEKSAGDEHLKILQMLSRKLMDEEFRQQLLEARNSKEALQLLEKV, from the coding sequence ATGAAGCTGACAGACATTACGAATGAAGCGTTAATTGATGTGGAACTGAACGGAAACACAAAAGAGGAAATCATTGACGAGTTGATCGGACGACTGGATGATAATGGGGTTCTGAAGTCTCAGCGCAAGTTTAAAAAAGCCATCGTCAAACGGGAAAAGGAAGGCTCTACAGGGATCGGCTTCTCCATCGCGATCCCCCACGGAAAATCCAAAGCCGTTCTGGTGCCGCGCGTGGCCTTTGGCATCAAGCGTGACGGTGTGGACTGGGAAAGTGCCGACGGGGAAGATGCACAGCTTGTGTTCATGATCGCCGTCCCGGAAAAAAGTGCCGGGGACGAGCATCTGAAAATCCTCCAGATGCTCTCCCGCAAACTCATGGACGAAGAATTCCGTCAGCAGCTGCTCGAAGCCCGGAATTCAAAAGAAGCCCTCCAGCTTCTCGAAAAAGTGTAA
- a CDS encoding ABC transporter ATP-binding protein, whose amino-acid sequence MTGAVGSKEQPLVEINGLKKYFPLKKKYFWQKPEYVKAVDDISFQIFKGETLGLVGESGCGKSTLGRNILRLQEPTEGEVLFQHQNVLELRSGDLRKLRRDMQIIYQDPFGSLNPRFTIGRIIGEMYDIHGLASGRDKKQKVKDMLELVGLDPDRYDSYPHEFSGGQRQRVGIARALALNPSFVVADEPVSALDVSVQSQIINLLMKLKKDLGLTLLFIAHGLNVVRHISDRVGVMYLGQMVELAETDELFRNPSHPYTAALLSTVPEANPHRKKERIVLRGEVPSPANPPSGCRFRTRCPLAAERCAKEVPKMREITQGHYAACHFPIGKTETLRERIAVH is encoded by the coding sequence ATGACCGGAGCCGTCGGCAGCAAGGAACAGCCGCTCGTTGAAATTAACGGTCTGAAGAAGTACTTTCCTCTGAAAAAGAAGTACTTCTGGCAAAAGCCAGAATATGTGAAAGCGGTCGATGACATCAGCTTTCAGATTTTCAAAGGAGAAACACTTGGTCTGGTAGGGGAGTCAGGCTGCGGTAAATCGACACTCGGACGAAATATACTACGACTGCAGGAACCGACGGAAGGAGAGGTTCTTTTTCAACACCAGAATGTTTTAGAACTGAGAAGCGGTGATCTGAGAAAGTTGCGCAGGGACATGCAGATTATTTACCAGGATCCTTTCGGCTCGCTTAACCCCCGCTTTACAATCGGCCGGATCATCGGGGAGATGTACGACATTCACGGACTGGCCTCAGGCAGGGATAAAAAGCAGAAGGTGAAAGACATGCTTGAGCTCGTCGGACTTGATCCGGACCGTTATGACAGCTACCCCCACGAATTTTCCGGCGGGCAGCGGCAGCGTGTCGGCATTGCCAGGGCACTTGCGCTCAATCCGTCCTTTGTTGTAGCGGACGAACCCGTGTCTGCTCTGGACGTTTCCGTTCAGTCCCAGATTATTAATCTGCTGATGAAGCTGAAGAAAGACCTTGGCCTGACCCTGCTCTTTATTGCCCACGGGCTGAATGTTGTCCGTCACATCTCCGACCGGGTTGGCGTGATGTATCTGGGACAGATGGTGGAGCTTGCCGAAACCGACGAACTGTTCAGGAACCCGTCCCACCCATACACCGCCGCCCTTTTATCAACAGTCCCGGAAGCGAACCCGCACAGGAAAAAAGAACGGATCGTCCTTCGGGGGGAGGTGCCCTCTCCTGCCAATCCCCCGTCCGGATGCCGATTTAGAACACGCTGTCCCCTCGCTGCTGAACGTTGCGCCAAGGAAGTGCCGAAAATGAGGGAAATCACGCAAGGTCACTACGCTGCCTGTCACTTTCCGATCGGAAAAACCGAAACGCTCAGAGAACGGATCGCCGTTCACTAA
- a CDS encoding ABC transporter ATP-binding protein, producing MDKLLDVQNMVTAYQTESGEIRAVDGISFDVKKGETVCIVGESGSGKSVTSMSIMRLVDYENGQVTEGAIHFKGDDLTKKSQSAMRKIRGSQISMIFQEPMTALNPVFTVGRQIMEAIRFHRSISKSEARTRGAELLRLVGISDPDTRMNQYPHELSGGMRQRVMIAIALACEPELLIADEPTTALDVTIEAQILELLQKLKEEMDMAILLITHDIGVAAEVSDRMVVMYAGKVMEIASTKDVFDAPFHPYTKGLFESVPSMEGERGVALPSIKGTIPSLSSMPVGCRFSPRCPYATEQCLTEEPPLEQINTRQVACWEWERVVQDTSQKPRIKGGVGI from the coding sequence ATGGACAAACTGCTGGACGTTCAGAACATGGTCACTGCGTATCAGACAGAATCAGGTGAAATCCGGGCAGTCGACGGCATTTCATTTGACGTAAAAAAGGGCGAAACGGTCTGCATCGTCGGTGAGTCCGGGAGTGGAAAAAGTGTCACCTCCATGAGCATTATGCGTCTGGTTGACTATGAAAACGGTCAGGTAACAGAAGGGGCCATTCATTTCAAAGGGGATGACCTGACGAAAAAAAGCCAGTCTGCCATGCGGAAAATACGCGGGTCTCAGATCTCCATGATTTTTCAGGAGCCCATGACAGCCCTCAACCCGGTCTTTACTGTTGGCCGACAGATTATGGAGGCCATCCGCTTTCACCGTTCCATTAGTAAGAGCGAGGCGAGAACCCGGGGAGCGGAACTGCTCAGGCTCGTCGGTATATCAGACCCGGATACCAGGATGAACCAGTATCCCCACGAACTGTCCGGCGGCATGAGGCAACGGGTGATGATTGCCATTGCGCTTGCCTGTGAGCCGGAGCTCCTGATTGCAGACGAGCCTACTACGGCCCTTGACGTCACAATCGAAGCGCAGATCCTTGAACTCCTCCAGAAGCTGAAAGAGGAAATGGACATGGCAATTCTTCTGATCACCCATGATATTGGGGTAGCGGCAGAAGTATCAGACCGGATGGTGGTTATGTACGCCGGCAAGGTAATGGAAATTGCCTCCACGAAAGACGTGTTCGATGCCCCATTCCATCCATACACAAAAGGGCTGTTCGAATCGGTCCCTTCAATGGAAGGGGAGCGGGGTGTGGCTCTTCCCTCCATTAAGGGCACCATACCAAGCCTGTCTTCCATGCCCGTGGGATGCAGATTTTCCCCACGCTGCCCCTATGCCACGGAGCAGTGCCTAACCGAAGAGCCGCCTCTGGAACAGATCAACACCAGGCAGGTTGCCTGCTGGGAATGGGAACGGGTGGTCCAGGACACTTCGCAGAAGCCCCGAATCAAAGGAGGTGTGGGCATATGA
- a CDS encoding dipeptidase codes for MTKTTRIGNPKKYDGYKSFQYLEEGKDYQPYKLAKEIDRVPAYTYPVSEEEEEKVQDILGKEHIVSMHEHTFICPEDVSEIFEFRRQGRDWTAFEALSRSGLDVIFENFMDGTAMITSQAGWKWSDVIHDIGIRYSDIAHQDMVIKAERIDDLYRAKKEGKIAFVSSLEAATMIENELDRLDVLYGLGVRCMGIAYSEANQLGAGLREPSDGGLTVFGKQAVERMNKLGITIDVSHCGDQTALDTIETSTKPVSITHVGARSLWKTNRMKPDEVIKACAEKGGVIAIEAAPHTTLTHNHPSHSIESFMEHFEYVANLVGIDHVAFGPDTLFGDHVQLHSVFARQLSIGSSHKGPAFDKVEYVKGLENPAECFPNIARWLVKHGYGEEAIRKVMGQNILRLLEETWAK; via the coding sequence ATGACAAAAACAACCCGCATTGGCAACCCGAAAAAATATGACGGTTACAAATCCTTTCAGTACCTTGAGGAAGGCAAAGACTATCAGCCCTACAAACTGGCAAAAGAAATCGATCGCGTTCCCGCGTACACATATCCCGTAAGTGAGGAAGAAGAGGAAAAAGTACAGGATATCCTTGGAAAAGAACACATTGTCTCCATGCATGAGCACACGTTTATCTGTCCCGAAGACGTCTCGGAAATCTTTGAATTCCGCAGGCAGGGCCGGGACTGGACCGCCTTCGAAGCACTCAGCAGATCCGGACTGGATGTGATTTTTGAAAACTTCATGGACGGGACGGCCATGATTACCTCCCAGGCTGGGTGGAAATGGTCGGATGTGATTCACGATATCGGCATCCGTTACAGCGACATTGCCCACCAGGACATGGTGATAAAGGCGGAACGGATTGATGATCTATACCGGGCAAAAAAAGAAGGGAAAATTGCTTTCGTTTCCTCTCTTGAAGCAGCGACGATGATCGAAAACGAACTGGACAGGCTTGATGTTCTCTATGGACTAGGTGTCCGGTGTATGGGGATCGCCTATTCTGAAGCCAATCAGCTCGGGGCTGGGCTTCGTGAGCCGAGTGACGGCGGCCTGACTGTTTTCGGAAAACAGGCAGTGGAACGAATGAACAAGCTTGGAATTACCATTGACGTGTCGCACTGCGGAGATCAGACTGCCCTTGATACGATCGAAACGAGCACCAAACCGGTCTCAATCACGCACGTTGGGGCACGAAGTCTCTGGAAAACGAATCGGATGAAGCCGGATGAAGTGATCAAAGCTTGTGCGGAAAAAGGCGGGGTGATTGCGATCGAAGCAGCCCCTCATACGACGCTTACGCACAATCATCCATCTCACTCGATCGAGTCATTTATGGAGCATTTCGAGTACGTTGCCAATCTTGTCGGCATCGATCATGTGGCATTCGGACCGGATACGCTCTTCGGTGATCACGTACAGCTGCACAGTGTGTTTGCCAGACAGCTTTCCATCGGCAGCTCTCACAAAGGACCGGCATTCGACAAAGTGGAGTACGTGAAAGGACTGGAAAACCCGGCGGAGTGCTTCCCGAACATTGCCCGCTGGCTCGTGAAACACGGTTACGGGGAAGAAGCCATCAGAAAAGTAATGGGACAGAACATCCTTCGCCTACTTGAAGAAACCTGGGCGAAATAA
- a CDS encoding ABC transporter permease, which yields MGKFLANRLGQSIVLLLIVSVITFFLINLAPGGPSSVMRMDASPEERQAMIDRLGLDDPVPVRYVQWLGDAVRGDFGTSFSTSEPVTDRVMSRIPYTLELTVFTIVFSVFFGILFGIIAAMKRGGFREYSINFISVIGLSVPGFWLGIMLILLFSVQLGWLPSSGVGPRGADFSFTGWIAHLIMPVLILSTTILPNIVRFTRSSMLEVVSQNYIRTARAKGAKESLVIYVHALRNALIPVVSIIGVLIPRLLSGAVITEAIFGWPGIGSLIIEAARGRDYPLVMGVTIFVTIVVIVCNLIVDMIYSKIDPRVKNV from the coding sequence ATGGGGAAATTTCTTGCGAACCGCCTGGGACAGAGCATCGTCCTGCTGCTGATAGTCAGCGTGATTACGTTTTTCCTGATTAATCTCGCACCGGGTGGGCCATCCTCTGTGATGCGGATGGATGCTTCACCGGAAGAACGGCAGGCAATGATTGACAGGCTCGGGCTTGATGACCCCGTTCCGGTACGTTACGTACAGTGGCTCGGTGACGCGGTCCGTGGTGATTTCGGGACCTCATTCTCCACGAGTGAGCCTGTAACAGACAGAGTTATGTCCAGGATTCCGTACACGCTCGAGTTGACCGTTTTTACCATAGTCTTTTCAGTCTTTTTCGGTATCCTGTTTGGTATTATTGCTGCCATGAAACGGGGAGGTTTCAGGGAGTATTCCATTAACTTTATCAGTGTAATCGGCCTGTCTGTCCCAGGATTCTGGCTCGGGATCATGCTCATCCTCCTTTTTTCCGTCCAGCTTGGATGGCTGCCATCCTCAGGTGTGGGGCCGAGGGGCGCTGATTTCAGTTTCACCGGCTGGATCGCGCACCTGATAATGCCGGTTCTGATTCTGTCTACAACGATTCTGCCTAATATTGTGCGCTTCACCCGCTCATCCATGCTTGAGGTGGTTTCCCAGAACTACATTCGTACCGCACGGGCGAAAGGGGCGAAGGAATCGCTGGTCATTTACGTTCATGCCCTGCGGAACGCTCTGATCCCCGTAGTATCTATTATTGGTGTACTGATACCGAGGCTGTTAAGCGGGGCGGTCATAACAGAAGCCATTTTCGGCTGGCCCGGGATAGGCTCCCTCATTATTGAAGCGGCCAGAGGGCGGGATTATCCTCTGGTGATGGGTGTGACGATTTTCGTTACGATTGTCGTGATTGTATGTAACCTGATTGTCGATATGATCTATTCGAAGATTGACCCGAGAGTGAAAAATGTGTGA
- a CDS encoding DUF4177 domain-containing protein translates to MKLYKTVKVDELVFDTRRLEFEALLNKEAKEGWELHSLVPQVHNGSVDKNVAIFVKEQD, encoded by the coding sequence ATGAAACTGTATAAAACCGTGAAGGTGGACGAGCTTGTCTTCGATACAAGAAGGCTGGAATTTGAAGCGCTCTTAAACAAGGAGGCAAAGGAAGGCTGGGAGTTACACAGCCTCGTGCCGCAGGTGCACAACGGTTCGGTTGATAAAAATGTGGCCATATTCGTGAAGGAACAAGACTAA
- a CDS encoding BglG family transcription antiterminator — MNERQKEILRLLLEDPQSYHTALGFADTLERSEKTIRNDLNVIESWLDEHSDGVRLKRQRSRGITIEAGEAEVRELMDSLFSADTTSSRQGSENRREELAVLLLSSRNARSLQELADHFYVNRSVIRQELAEISAYLERFSLTVTSRSRVGVFVEGEERHKRSAMLGLVHRLYREEAHGSVKRLFDDHEFRLVERKLADSQQALPLRLTDESFHNMVLHILIAVKRIKQQCPVILLKEELARAEEKPEYSVMHRLAQSLEPLFSIRFPEQETAYLTLRILGAKVENELNGTSIQVDEGVASYADRMIREVSQLAGQPFETDEQLRSDIQVHLQSALHRILYEMPITNPMLSEIKKMYAYMFQLVYKAARHLQDEGSFQLPEEETAYLTLHFQSALERAQQLDGRQRRVLLVCPMGIGMSRLLRTKIERKFSGLDVAGSLAASEVDGSVKSRADFIISTVPVDAPIPVIEVSPLLYESEQLKIARFVKEMNTSRSFPVLHSLIKKDCIQLNTPGSDRFELIRSIGKCVFEKGFTQKKYTKTSIKREKTSSTFIGGGVAIPHGDPAFVNESAIGILTPERPVNWENEEVRLVFFLASKMDENEKTRALFAELSALTEDPVFIRKLSEQKSAEELLALLHN, encoded by the coding sequence GTGAATGAAAGACAAAAAGAAATCCTGAGGCTGCTGCTGGAAGATCCCCAGTCGTATCATACCGCACTCGGTTTTGCAGATACGCTCGAACGTTCGGAAAAGACGATCCGAAATGACCTGAATGTGATTGAAAGCTGGCTCGATGAGCACTCGGACGGTGTCCGGCTCAAGCGGCAGCGGAGCAGGGGCATTACTATTGAAGCCGGAGAGGCTGAAGTACGGGAACTGATGGACTCACTTTTTTCTGCAGATACCACAAGCAGCCGGCAGGGTTCGGAAAACAGGCGGGAGGAACTGGCCGTGCTGCTCCTGTCGAGCAGAAACGCCAGATCCCTGCAGGAGCTGGCTGATCATTTTTACGTAAACAGGTCAGTCATCAGGCAGGAACTCGCTGAAATTTCAGCGTACCTGGAACGATTTTCCCTGACAGTCACGTCACGTTCCAGGGTCGGTGTCTTTGTTGAAGGAGAAGAGCGTCATAAGCGATCTGCGATGCTTGGGCTCGTACACCGACTGTACAGAGAAGAAGCACACGGATCAGTAAAAAGACTGTTCGATGATCACGAATTTCGACTGGTGGAACGAAAGCTTGCCGACAGTCAGCAGGCCCTGCCGCTGCGGCTGACGGATGAGTCTTTTCACAACATGGTTCTGCACATCCTCATCGCCGTGAAACGGATCAAGCAGCAGTGCCCGGTCATTCTTCTTAAAGAAGAACTCGCTAGAGCTGAGGAAAAACCGGAATACAGCGTGATGCACCGATTGGCTCAGAGCCTCGAACCGCTGTTTTCCATCCGTTTTCCGGAACAGGAAACCGCGTATCTGACGTTACGGATTCTCGGAGCGAAAGTGGAAAACGAGCTGAATGGGACGAGCATTCAGGTTGACGAAGGTGTTGCGTCTTATGCGGACCGCATGATCAGGGAAGTATCGCAGCTTGCCGGTCAGCCCTTTGAAACAGATGAGCAACTCCGCTCCGATATTCAGGTTCACCTTCAGTCGGCACTCCACCGCATTTTATACGAGATGCCGATCACAAACCCGATGCTATCGGAAATAAAAAAGATGTACGCCTACATGTTCCAGCTCGTCTATAAAGCCGCCAGACACCTTCAGGACGAAGGATCCTTTCAATTGCCTGAAGAGGAGACAGCGTATCTGACGCTCCACTTCCAGTCGGCGCTTGAGCGGGCACAGCAGCTTGACGGCCGACAGAGGCGGGTACTTCTCGTCTGTCCTATGGGAATCGGCATGTCTCGCCTTCTAAGAACAAAAATAGAGCGGAAATTTTCCGGACTGGATGTGGCGGGCAGTCTTGCCGCCTCTGAAGTCGACGGTAGTGTCAAAAGCAGGGCGGATTTTATCATTTCCACTGTCCCGGTGGACGCTCCGATTCCGGTTATAGAAGTGTCCCCGCTGCTGTATGAAAGCGAGCAGCTGAAAATCGCCCGGTTTGTAAAGGAGATGAATACGAGCCGCAGCTTTCCGGTACTTCACTCCCTGATAAAAAAAGACTGTATTCAGCTGAATACCCCGGGCAGTGACCGCTTTGAGCTGATCAGGAGCATTGGCAAGTGTGTCTTTGAGAAAGGCTTCACTCAGAAAAAGTATACCAAGACAAGCATAAAAAGGGAGAAAACATCGTCCACCTTTATTGGCGGCGGAGTGGCAATTCCCCACGGCGATCCGGCATTTGTGAATGAATCTGCTATTGGCATCCTCACACCTGAACGCCCTGTCAACTGGGAAAATGAAGAGGTGAGGCTTGTTTTTTTCCTCGCGAGCAAAATGGATGAGAATGAAAAAACCCGGGCTCTTTTTGCCGAACTGTCTGCACTTACGGAGGACCCGGTATTTATCCGGAAACTTTCAGAGCAGAAATCAGCAGAAGAACTTCTGGCATTGCTTCATAACTGA
- a CDS encoding IclR family transcriptional regulator, translating to MSSKTVDKALDVLEMFSKERPSWRLRELARELDMSHSIVYRILTSFQERGYVHKCPQTDKYELGIKLLELSSVVEEGLLLTDVLKPVMERLAEEVGESIVFTILDNEEGVYVSIVESNKKVRFAESVGKRLPLYVGASHKTILAHLPKEIQRKIVTNGRATRQFPSLFTQGSLLKRLEDIQQQGWAYSAGETFDDVAAISVPIFDYRKTILGSLSVAGPRYRFSEEQATEKLPALKRHQKEVHGFLSKTSLPVRRGWVETMM from the coding sequence ATGAGTTCAAAAACAGTGGACAAGGCATTGGATGTACTTGAAATGTTCTCGAAGGAGCGTCCTTCGTGGCGGCTGAGGGAACTTGCCAGGGAACTGGATATGAGTCACTCGATCGTTTACCGGATCCTCACCTCCTTTCAGGAAAGAGGTTACGTGCATAAATGTCCGCAGACGGATAAATACGAGCTCGGCATTAAGCTTCTCGAACTGAGCAGCGTTGTAGAGGAAGGGCTTTTGCTTACGGATGTCTTGAAGCCGGTAATGGAACGCCTCGCAGAGGAAGTGGGGGAGAGCATCGTATTCACCATTCTGGATAACGAAGAGGGCGTCTACGTAAGCATCGTGGAAAGCAACAAAAAAGTAAGGTTTGCCGAATCGGTCGGGAAAAGACTCCCGCTCTATGTCGGCGCCTCGCACAAAACGATTCTGGCTCATCTCCCCAAGGAGATTCAGAGAAAAATTGTCACCAACGGAAGAGCCACCAGGCAGTTTCCGTCACTTTTCACCCAAGGAAGCCTGTTAAAACGTCTTGAGGACATTCAGCAGCAGGGCTGGGCATACTCGGCAGGCGAGACCTTTGACGATGTAGCGGCCATCTCGGTTCCGATTTTTGACTACAGGAAAACAATCCTCGGTTCCCTTTCGGTTGCCGGGCCGAGGTACCGCTTTTCAGAGGAGCAGGCCACAGAAAAACTGCCGGCTCTAAAACGCCATCAGAAGGAGGTGCACGGCTTTCTTTCAAAAACATCATTACCTGTGAGAAGAGGCTGGGTTGAGACGATGATGTAG
- a CDS encoding ABC transporter substrate-binding protein, whose protein sequence is MKKTSRLLAAVAGSLLIFTACAYGEEDTGTGEEGTPDDSTEAATEGEAQQGGKVAIPIVADPTFNPWHPNAYAESNVVNRVLFSGLTKPGKDLLPSPDLAEDWETSDDELEWTFHLRDDVEWHDGEPFTAEDVAFTFNEIALDSSLGANNTSYFTEVEEVEVVDDHTVVFHMNSPVAALPAYLSFNTEIIPKHIFEGEDPWELNSFNKGEPVGTGPFKIKDYTSGQSVTLERNENYYGDEALLDEVEYRVLADVNTHVAQVLSGELSIFSLDDTSSIERIESSDGVGVYPRETTRFFWISLNQEEEKFQDKLVRQAMLHAIDREYIIDTVLQGYGTIADAGIAPALEEYYTDDVPRFDYDPDQAEALLAEAGWEKNDDGILEKDGETFEISFEIGIQGDLEPVSQLVQQYLRTAGFDVTLETMEWNTMIDQVVINRDYEMTLNWWRYPADPDLLPYMHSSTAGTGNNIPGYQNEEMDALLEAGSRESDVDARADIYAELQELMAEEQPYLFLWYPQEAQVKVDGLQGVPELAFGDALHYINEWYVEE, encoded by the coding sequence ATGAAAAAAACAAGTCGTTTACTGGCAGCCGTTGCAGGGAGTTTACTGATTTTTACCGCTTGTGCGTATGGAGAGGAAGACACGGGCACGGGAGAGGAAGGCACACCGGATGATTCGACTGAAGCTGCAACGGAGGGCGAGGCACAGCAGGGCGGCAAGGTTGCCATTCCGATCGTTGCCGACCCGACCTTTAACCCATGGCACCCTAACGCTTACGCAGAATCGAATGTCGTCAACCGGGTTCTGTTTTCAGGTCTTACAAAGCCCGGAAAGGACCTTCTTCCCTCACCGGATTTAGCGGAGGACTGGGAAACTTCGGATGATGAACTCGAATGGACTTTTCATCTGAGGGACGATGTGGAGTGGCATGACGGGGAGCCGTTTACAGCGGAAGATGTGGCGTTCACCTTTAACGAGATTGCCCTTGATTCCTCACTCGGAGCGAACAATACCTCGTACTTTACGGAGGTTGAGGAAGTGGAAGTGGTCGATGATCACACGGTTGTTTTTCACATGAACAGCCCGGTTGCGGCACTGCCGGCCTATCTGAGCTTTAATACGGAAATCATTCCGAAGCACATCTTTGAAGGGGAGGATCCGTGGGAGCTGAACTCATTTAACAAAGGGGAGCCTGTCGGGACCGGTCCTTTCAAAATCAAGGACTATACGTCGGGACAGAGCGTGACGCTTGAGCGTAACGAGAACTATTACGGCGATGAAGCCCTCCTCGATGAAGTCGAGTACCGGGTTCTGGCTGATGTGAATACGCACGTGGCGCAGGTGCTGAGCGGCGAACTATCTATTTTCTCCCTTGATGACACGTCTTCAATCGAGCGGATTGAAAGCTCGGATGGGGTCGGCGTCTATCCAAGGGAAACAACACGTTTTTTCTGGATTTCCCTGAATCAGGAAGAAGAGAAGTTTCAGGACAAGCTCGTCAGACAGGCGATGCTTCATGCGATTGACCGCGAGTATATTATCGACACCGTGCTACAGGGTTACGGCACCATTGCCGATGCCGGCATTGCTCCGGCGCTGGAAGAGTATTACACCGATGATGTGCCGCGCTTTGATTACGACCCTGACCAGGCTGAAGCCCTGCTTGCCGAAGCAGGCTGGGAAAAAAATGATGACGGTATACTTGAAAAAGACGGGGAAACATTTGAGATTTCCTTTGAAATCGGCATTCAGGGTGACCTTGAACCGGTTTCCCAGCTCGTACAGCAGTATCTTCGCACAGCCGGTTTCGACGTGACTCTTGAAACGATGGAATGGAACACGATGATTGACCAGGTGGTCATTAACCGGGATTACGAGATGACACTCAACTGGTGGAGATATCCGGCTGATCCGGACCTTCTGCCTTACATGCACTCGTCCACTGCCGGAACAGGCAACAATATTCCAGGCTATCAGAACGAAGAGATGGATGCCCTTCTTGAAGCCGGTTCACGTGAGAGTGACGTGGATGCCCGGGCGGACATTTATGCAGAGCTTCAGGAACTGATGGCTGAAGAACAGCCGTACCTGTTCCTCTGGTACCCTCAGGAAGCCCAGGTGAAAGTGGATGGTCTGCAGGGTGTTCCTGAACTGGCCTTTGGTGACGCGCTGCATTATATCAATGAATGGTACGTGGAAGAGTAA